In one Juglans regia cultivar Chandler chromosome 11, Walnut 2.0, whole genome shotgun sequence genomic region, the following are encoded:
- the LOC109020675 gene encoding L-type lectin-domain containing receptor kinase IX.1-like → MLPLFFFLLLLPSTVYSVYFQITRFYPSSTDMLYMGDAVPSNGAIAMNQLDGNYFCRIGWVVYARKVPLWDSETGKLTDFTTHYSFTITTPPSPLYAGGLAFFLAPVGFEIPPNSAGGFLGLFNTTTSTLSQQNKIVLVEFDSFVNSEWDPEVQHVGISINSLKSVNYTAWNASLHSEDTADVWVTYTASTKKLSVSWKYGTTSNAGENTSLSYEIDLMQVLPEWVTVGFSAARGSSILERHTLQSWEFNSTLDIAEPNGKNARKMTILVSITISGGILIAGASLTFVILRKWKGKKKKTPETMNLRSINDDLERGAGPRRFSYGDLASATNNFSNERKLGEGGFGAVYKGYLIELDIAVAVKKISRGSKQGRKEYLTEVKIISRLRHKNLVQLIGWCHDRGEFLLVYEFMPNGSLDAHLFGKRNPLTWALRHKIATGLASALLYLHEEWEQCVIHRDIKSSNVMLDSSFNVKLGDFGLARLMDHEALGPQTTGLAGTLGYMAPEYVSTGRASKESDVYSYGVVALEIATGRKPVDLPDKDSAMGLVEWVWNLYGSGRLPMAIDERMRMDFDLKQIECLMIVGLWCTYPDRSLRPSIRQAIKVLNFEATMPNLPMMMPVPFYHIQTPLVSSGEPLITTSLEHGR, encoded by the coding sequence ATGTtacctcttttcttcttccttctgctGCTTCCCAGTACTGTTTATTCAGTTTATTTCCAAATAACTAGATTTTATCCCAGTTCCACCGACATGCTATATATGGGTGATGCTGTACCTTCTAATGGAGCCATTGCAATGAACCAGCTTGATGGTAATTATTTTTGCCGAATTGGTTGGGTCGTCTATGCTAGGAAGGTGCCGCTCTGGGACTCTGAAACGGGAAAGCTCACTGATTTTACCACACATTACTCGTTCACTATCACGACTCCTCCTAGTCCACTTTATGCCGGTGGGCTTGCATTCTTCCTGGCTCCTGTTGGCTTCGAAATACCACCAAATTCAGCAGGTGGATTTCTAGGCCTATTCAACACCACGACCAGTACTTTgtcacaacaaaacaaaattgttCTTGTTGAGTTCGATTCATTTGTGAACTCTGAATGGGATCCTGAAGTTCAGCATGTGGGGATTAGCATCAACTCCCTCAAATCTGTTAATTATACTGCTTGGAATGCTAGCTTGCATAGTGAAGATACTGCTGATGTATGGGTTACGTATACTGCTTCTACGAAGAAGTTGAGTGTCTCCTGGAAATACGGAACAACCTCTAATGCTGGGGAGAATACCAGTCTTTCTTATGAAATTGATCTCATGCAGGTTCTTCCTGAGTGGGTCACAGTTGGATTTTCAGCTGCTAGAGGCTCGAGTATTTTAGAGCGACATACACTTCAATCGTGGGAATTCAACTCAACTTTAGACATAGCGGAACCAAATGGAAAGAATGCTAGAAAAATGACAATACTGGTCAGTATAACGATATCAGGTGGCATTCTGATAGCTGGGGCATCATTAACATTTGTAATACTGCGGAAAtggaagggaaagaaaaagaaaactccagAGACGATGAACTTAAGATCAATTAATGACGACCTTGAGCGAGGGGCAGGACCAAGAAGGTTTTCCTACGGAGATCTTGCGTCAGCCACCAACAACTTTTCAAATGAAAGGAAGTTGGGTGAAGGAGGGTTTGGTGCTGTTTACAAGGGGTACTTGATTGAATTGGACATCGCAGTTGCTGTTAAGAAAATTTCGCGGGGGTCTaaacaaggaagaaaagaatACTTAACTGAGGTGAAGATCATTAGCCGACTGAGGCACAAGAACCTGGTTCAACTCATAGGATGGTGCCATGACAGAGGTGAGTTCCTACTTGTCTACGAGTTTATGCCTAATGGTAGCCTTGATGCTCACCTCTTTGGTAAGAGGAATCCTCTCACTTGGGCACTGAGACACAAGATAGCTACTGGGTTGGCATCTGCATTACTCTATCTTCATGAAGAGTGGGAGCAATGTGTAATACACCGGGATATCAAATCAAGCAATGTCATGCTTGATTCTAGTTTCAATGTGAAGCTTGGAGACTTTGGATTAGCACGGCTCATGGACCATGAGGCGCTGGGTCCTCAGACAACTGGGTTGGCTGGTACTTTAGGCTACATGGCTCCCGAATACGTATCCACTGGTAGGGCTAGTAAAGAGTCAGATGTATATAGCTACGGGGTGGTTGCCTTAGAAATTGCTACTGGGAGAAAGCCAGTTGATCTCCCAGATAAGGATTCTGCAATGGGATTGGTAGAGTGGGTTTGGAATCTTTATGGAAGCGGAAGGCTTCCTATGGCCATTGATGAGAGAATGCGTATGGATTTCGACCTGAAACAGATTGAGTGTTTAATGATTGTAGGACTATGGTGTACTTACCCAGATCGAAGTTTAAGGCCATCAATAAGACAGGCAATTAAAGTTCTTAATTTTGAGGCAACAATGCCAAATCTTCCTATGATGATGCCTGTTCCTTTTTATCACATACAAACCCCGTTGGTCAGCTCTGGTGAACCTTTGATAACTACAAGCCTTGAGCATGGTCGTTGA